The Aliidiomarina minuta nucleotide sequence CTCGGTTATCGCTACATAGATATGGATGGTTATGACAGTACCCATGGTGCCGTCGCATCAGCTTACTTCTATTTCACCCCGCAAACCGCTATTGGCGTGCACTTTAATGACGTTTACTCCCGTTCCACCTGGAGTTTCGGCATGCGCTTCCTATTCTGAGCCCTCACTAACGCCATCGCGTTGAGAGGCTAAGGGGCACTGGTCAGTGCCCCTTAGCTCATGTATGCTTAGCCAGTTTTAAACCATTATTCTTATAAACAAGCACCTGCGCTAGACATACTGGGGAATAACCATGAGTGATAATAATACCGTCACGGAAAGCAAAGACGGCCTGCTCAATCGTATCCTGAACAAAGTAGAAGTAGTTGGTAATAAACTACCTGATCCAGCGGTAATGTTCGCTGGCCTGCTGGTCATTATCTGGGTACTGAGCTTAATCTTTTCGCAATTTAGCTTTAACGAACAACACCCGCTGACAGGCGAACAGCTTCAGGTTAACAACCTACTGGCCCCTGACGCTATAGCTGAATTTCTGGCCACCATGGTCACTACCTTTATGCACTTTGCGCCTTTAGGCGTAGTCCTGGTTGCTATGCTGGGTGTTGGCGTAGCTGAGCGCAGTGGTTTCATTAACGTCGGCATCAAACTGATGCTCAATGTAACTCCTAAAATGCTGCTGACTCCAATGCTTATATTGGTTGCTATTGTCAGCCACACCGCTGTAGACGCAGGGTACGTGCTGGTGATCCCGCTTGGCGGCATTATCTTCTATGCCGCAGGACGCCACCCGCTAGCAGGTATTGCGGCGGCTTTCGCCGGTGTATCCGGTGGTTTCAGCGCTAATTTCGTGCCCAGTGCTATCGACCCTTTATTGCAAGGTTTTACTCAAACCGCGGCTCAAATGTATGACCCGGCTGTACAGCTGAACCCCTTGAATAACTGGGGTTTCACGGCCGCTTCCTGTCTGCTGGTAGTTGCAGTCGGCTGGTGGTTGACCGATAAAGTCATTGAACCGCGCCTTAAAAATACAGAAATCGATGGCGACGCCAGCGATATGCCTGAAATAGAAGAAGTGAACTCTCGCGATCGCAAAGCTTTTTACAGCGCATTAGCGGTCATGCTTGCTGGTGTCGCGGTGCTAGTGGCGGTGACTATTCCTGAAGGCTCGGCTCTGCGTGATCCTGATACGGCCGAACTGGCTTCTTTCAATGCGCCACTGATGCAGTCTATTGTGCCACTGATCTTTTTAATGTTCTGGGTACCCGGCATAGTGCACGGTTATGTAGCCGGCACCTTTAAAGAAAGCCGCGACGTTATCATGGCCATGAGCAAAGCAATGGAAGGCATGGCGTATTATATGGTCATGGCGTTTTTCTGTGCACTCTTCATTAAAGCCTTTGGTGACTCTAATCTGGGCACTCTGCTTTCGATTAAGGGCGCGAACTTCCTGCAAGCCCTGGCTATGCCTGGCAGTGTGACTCTGGTCGGCATTATTTTCCTGGTTGGCTTCATCAATATGTTTGTGGGCTCGGCCTCGGCAAAATGGGCCTTAATTGCACCTATTTTTGTACCTATGCTGATGCAACTGGGTCTGTCACCAGATTTAACCCAGGCCGCTTATCGGGTCGGTGACTCGGCCACTAATATCATAACGCCGCTCCTGCCCTACTTCCCATTAGTTGTAGTGTACTGTCAGCGTTATGTTAAGGGCACGGGCATAGGCACCTTGGTATCCCTGATGCTGCCATACTCTATTGTATTGCTTATCCTGTGGTCGGCATTCCTGCTTTTATACTGGACCATTGGGCTGCCACTGGGGCTACAGTCAAGCTATAGCTACCCAGCAGGTTAACCAACGGCATAACTTATGCACGATAGATTTGAAAAGAGCATGCCCTGCATGCTCTTTTTTTGTATGCTGCATGGTATGCTCCTTATCAGATTCAGAATTCGTATTAAAAGGTGACCTATGTCCGCATTACCCAGCTTTCTGACCATGTATCGCGAGCTTATCGCGATACCTTCAGTTTCCTGTCTGGAGCCAGGCTGGGATACCAGCAACAAAGCCGTCATCGATAAGCTCGCAGGCTGGTTTGAATTGTTGGGTTTTAACGTGCAGATAAATGAACTTAGCGCGCAAAGAGGCAAGTTCAACATGCTCGCCTCTATTGGCCCGGGCACCGGTGGTTTACTGCTTAGTGGACATACAGATACCGTTCCCTGGGACGAAGGCCGCTGGACCCGCGACCCTTTTAGCCTGACTGAAGCCGATGGCAAGTTATATGGGTTAGGCAGTGCTGATATGAAAGGCTTTTTTGCTTTTATCCTGGAGTCCTTGCGCGATAAAGACTTAAGTCAACTGAAAAAACCTTTGCGTGTACTAGCCACTGCTGATGAAGAAACCAGTATGGCCGGTGCCCGGGAGCTGAAGAAATTTGCGGATTTAAAACCTGAATTTGCGGTGATCGGCGAGCCGACCAGCATGGCGCCAGTCATTATGCACAAAGGACATACGACCGAATGCATACGCATTACCGGTAAGAGCGGCCACAGCTCGAACCCAGCCGCGGGCCTGAATGCCATTGATGTGATGCATTCGGTCATTGGCCGCCTGATTAAAGTCAAACAGGACATGGCCGAGCGTTACAGCCAGCCGGCATTTGAAGTGCCCTATCCGACCATGAACTTCGGTCATATTCACGGTGGCGATGCCGCCAATCGTATATGCGCCTGTTGCGAACTGCACCTGGATATGCGGCCGTTGCCTGGCATGGACCTGCCATCGCTCTACGAAATGCTGCACGGCTCCTTAGCGCCCCTGCAACAGGATTATCCAGGCGTTATCGCCATCCATTCCATGCACGAACCTATTCCAGGGTATGCCTGCCCAGCAGACTCCGCCATTGTGAAACTGGCCGAAGAGCTCAGTGGCGAAAAAGCCATGCCCGCTAATTATTGCACCGAGGCACCTTTTGTTCAGGATCTGGGCTGCGAAACTATAGTAATGGGACCCGGCTCTATCCGTCAGGCACACCAGCCGGATGAG carries:
- a CDS encoding AbgT family transporter: MSDNNTVTESKDGLLNRILNKVEVVGNKLPDPAVMFAGLLVIIWVLSLIFSQFSFNEQHPLTGEQLQVNNLLAPDAIAEFLATMVTTFMHFAPLGVVLVAMLGVGVAERSGFINVGIKLMLNVTPKMLLTPMLILVAIVSHTAVDAGYVLVIPLGGIIFYAAGRHPLAGIAAAFAGVSGGFSANFVPSAIDPLLQGFTQTAAQMYDPAVQLNPLNNWGFTAASCLLVVAVGWWLTDKVIEPRLKNTEIDGDASDMPEIEEVNSRDRKAFYSALAVMLAGVAVLVAVTIPEGSALRDPDTAELASFNAPLMQSIVPLIFLMFWVPGIVHGYVAGTFKESRDVIMAMSKAMEGMAYYMVMAFFCALFIKAFGDSNLGTLLSIKGANFLQALAMPGSVTLVGIIFLVGFINMFVGSASAKWALIAPIFVPMLMQLGLSPDLTQAAYRVGDSATNIITPLLPYFPLVVVYCQRYVKGTGIGTLVSLMLPYSIVLLILWSAFLLLYWTIGLPLGLQSSYSYPAG
- the argE gene encoding acetylornithine deacetylase translates to MSALPSFLTMYRELIAIPSVSCLEPGWDTSNKAVIDKLAGWFELLGFNVQINELSAQRGKFNMLASIGPGTGGLLLSGHTDTVPWDEGRWTRDPFSLTEADGKLYGLGSADMKGFFAFILESLRDKDLSQLKKPLRVLATADEETSMAGARELKKFADLKPEFAVIGEPTSMAPVIMHKGHTTECIRITGKSGHSSNPAAGLNAIDVMHSVIGRLIKVKQDMAERYSQPAFEVPYPTMNFGHIHGGDAANRICACCELHLDMRPLPGMDLPSLYEMLHGSLAPLQQDYPGVIAIHSMHEPIPGYACPADSAIVKLAEELSGEKAMPANYCTEAPFVQDLGCETIVMGPGSIRQAHQPDEFITLAEINPAQQKISALIQRICN